In Dolichospermum flos-aquae CCAP 1403/13F, the following proteins share a genomic window:
- a CDS encoding DUF433 domain-containing protein produces the protein MQNLTRITRNPEVMGGKPCIRGMRVTVGTIVGLMASGHSANDILKAYPYLEEADIYEALAYAAWRAEEIEVPLISA, from the coding sequence ATGCAAAACCTCACCAGAATTACCCGTAACCCAGAAGTAATGGGCGGCAAACCCTGCATCCGGGGAATGCGTGTCACAGTTGGTACTATCGTTGGACTAATGGCATCTGGACACAGTGCAAATGATATTCTCAAGGCTTACCCATACCTTGAAGAAGCAGATATCTATGAAGCTCTTGCCTATGCTGCATGGCGGGCTGAAGAAATTGAAGTCCCGTTGATAAGTGCATGA
- a CDS encoding DUF5615 family PIN-like protein — protein MKILIDMNLSPDWVAVFGRYNIIAVHWSTVGDTREKDSVIMEWARTNGYIVFTHDLDFGSLLAATGANTPSVIQVRTQDILPSSIENIVISALNQFESSLFSGALLTVDKAQSRVRILPTKRG, from the coding sequence ATGAAAATTTTGATTGATATGAATCTTTCCCCCGATTGGGTAGCGGTTTTTGGGAGGTATAATATTATCGCTGTCCATTGGTCTACCGTTGGCGATACCCGTGAGAAAGATTCGGTAATTATGGAGTGGGCAAGAACTAATGGATATATCGTCTTTACCCACGATTTAGACTTCGGTTCTCTGTTAGCTGCCACGGGTGCAAATACTCCCAGTGTTATTCAGGTTCGGACTCAGGATATTTTGCCTAGTAGCATTGAAAATATAGTAATTTCAGCCCTGAACCAGTTTGAATCTTCTCTTTTTTCCGGTGCGTTGCTAACAGTTGACAAAGCCCAATCTAGGGTGCGTATTTTACCCACTAAACGTGGTTAA
- the proC gene encoding pyrroline-5-carboxylate reductase produces the protein MNIKFGLIGGGVMGEALLSRLIVSGIYQGSEIIVSEPQAERRGYLEQQYGVVVTTDNSLVLGAAKTAVMLAIKPQIFSAVAQELVDILPTEHSPLIISILAGVTLKQLEAAFPQVPIIRAMPNTPATVGAGVTAISLGAYTHLHHQQTAQQIFTAVGEVVEVSESLMDAVTGLSGSGPAYVALMIEALADGGVAVGLPRAIAQQLAVQTVLGTATLLQETKIHPAELKDRVTSPGGTTIAGVSALEKAGFRSAIIEAVKASKERAQELGKG, from the coding sequence ATGAATATAAAATTTGGCTTAATTGGCGGTGGGGTAATGGGAGAAGCTCTATTATCCCGCCTTATTGTCAGTGGTATTTATCAAGGCTCAGAAATCATCGTCAGTGAACCCCAGGCTGAACGTCGCGGCTATTTAGAGCAGCAATATGGGGTGGTTGTAACTACGGATAATAGCTTGGTGTTAGGGGCAGCAAAAACAGCGGTGATGTTGGCAATCAAACCCCAAATATTTAGTGCTGTAGCCCAAGAATTAGTAGATATCCTGCCCACAGAACATTCACCCCTGATCATTTCTATCCTCGCGGGTGTAACTTTAAAACAATTAGAAGCAGCCTTTCCCCAAGTTCCCATAATTCGGGCTATGCCTAACACTCCCGCTACAGTAGGTGCAGGTGTAACCGCAATTTCTTTAGGTGCTTATACTCATCTCCATCACCAACAAACAGCACAGCAGATTTTTACCGCTGTGGGGGAAGTGGTGGAAGTATCGGAAAGTCTCATGGATGCAGTGACAGGATTATCTGGTAGTGGACCGGCTTATGTGGCATTGATGATCGAAGCTTTAGCTGATGGGGGTGTGGCTGTGGGTTTACCAAGAGCGATCGCTCAACAACTAGCTGTACAAACGGTCTTAGGAACAGCCACACTGTTACAAGAAACAAAAATCCACCCAGCGGAACTCAAGGATAGAGTTACCAGTCCTGGTGGGACAACCATTGCCGGTGTCAGCGCCTTGGAAAAAGCCGGTTTTCGTTCCGCTATCATTGAAGCCGTCAAAGCCTCGAAAGAACGCGCTCAGGAATTGGGGAAAGGGTGA
- a CDS encoding cell division protein SepF, which yields MSNIFSKLRDFVGLNEQVEYEYYEEEADTANNYQNIYQQENPQPAPQEATPANRRWRENPPTSTEEVAATVSKPMSNVIGMPGAINGISEVLVLEPRTFEEMPQAIQALRERKSVVLNLTIMDPDQAQRAVDFVAGGTYALDGHQERIGESIFLFTPSCVQVSTQGGLIHEVPISQARPARPAATAATTAWGNEPTRMAQ from the coding sequence ATGAGTAATATATTTTCCAAACTCAGGGACTTTGTTGGTTTGAATGAGCAGGTAGAATACGAATACTACGAAGAAGAAGCTGATACAGCCAATAACTATCAAAACATCTATCAGCAAGAAAATCCTCAACCAGCGCCACAGGAAGCCACTCCTGCCAATCGGCGTTGGCGGGAAAATCCACCTACCAGTACAGAAGAAGTAGCTGCAACAGTATCCAAACCTATGAGTAACGTTATTGGTATGCCAGGCGCAATTAATGGAATCTCTGAAGTTCTAGTCCTCGAACCTCGCACATTTGAAGAAATGCCCCAAGCGATTCAAGCACTGCGCGAACGCAAATCAGTAGTATTAAACTTGACCATTATGGACCCCGACCAAGCTCAACGTGCAGTTGACTTTGTTGCCGGTGGTACTTATGCCTTAGACGGACATCAAGAACGAATTGGTGAAAGCATCTTCTTGTTTACTCCCAGTTGCGTGCAAGTTAGCACTCAAGGTGGTTTAATACATGAAGTGCCTATCAGCCAAGCTCGTCCCGCTCGTCCCGCAGCGACAGCAGCAACGACCGCTTGGGGAAATGAACCCACTCGGATGGCACAGTAA
- a CDS encoding YggS family pyridoxal phosphate-dependent enzyme: protein MNSSLSDRLTQIRASLPSTVRLIAVTKRVSTELMREAYTAGVRDFAESRIQEAASKQAELQDLSDITWHLIGHLQTNKARKALELFQWIHSVDNLPLAQRLNTLAQELGVNPNVCLQVKILPDANKSGWMVPELLADLAALNQCQNLQIQGLMTIPPQGLAAGEILTLFNSTYELAQTIKSKNWPNITMQQLSMGMSGDYQLAVQAGATMVRLGTILFGERA, encoded by the coding sequence ATGAATAGTTCACTTAGCGATCGCCTTACTCAAATTCGCGCCTCACTCCCATCTACAGTGAGGTTGATTGCTGTTACAAAAAGAGTATCTACCGAATTAATGCGGGAAGCATACACCGCAGGAGTTCGTGATTTTGCCGAAAGTCGCATCCAAGAAGCTGCCAGTAAACAAGCCGAATTGCAAGATCTATCGGATATTACCTGGCACTTAATTGGACATCTGCAAACGAACAAGGCCAGAAAAGCCTTAGAACTATTTCAATGGATTCACTCCGTTGATAACTTGCCGCTGGCACAACGCTTAAATACTCTAGCGCAAGAACTGGGAGTGAATCCGAATGTATGCTTACAAGTCAAAATTCTCCCCGACGCGAATAAATCTGGTTGGATGGTTCCAGAATTATTAGCTGACTTGGCAGCACTCAACCAATGTCAAAATTTACAAATTCAAGGTTTGATGACAATTCCGCCGCAAGGTTTGGCGGCTGGAGAAATTTTAACACTATTTAATAGTACGTATGAATTAGCACAAACCATCAAATCAAAAAATTGGCCAAATATTACAATGCAGCAATTATCAATGGGTATGTCTGGTGATTACCAATTGGCAGTGCAAGCAGGAGCAACAATGGTACGATTAGGTACAATTTTGTTTGGTGAACGAGCGTAG
- the pipX gene encoding transcriptional coactivator PipX, with translation MNPENSETYINHPTWGLLYRICMVDENQDLFTTLYAQRLFFLVTTELKALKFQPIGRTEARMMLENRLRTLRRSGNSQEYEQLQGVFQRTFQ, from the coding sequence ATGAATCCAGAAAACTCAGAAACTTACATAAATCATCCAACTTGGGGTTTACTCTATAGGATCTGTATGGTTGATGAGAACCAGGATCTGTTTACCACACTCTACGCCCAACGCTTATTTTTTCTGGTAACAACTGAGCTTAAAGCCCTGAAATTTCAGCCAATTGGCCGGACTGAAGCCAGAATGATGCTGGAAAATCGCCTACGGACTTTGCGCCGCAGTGGTAATTCTCAAGAGTACGAGCAACTTCAAGGTGTATTTCAGCGCACATTCCAATGA